The Hemiscyllium ocellatum isolate sHemOce1 chromosome 17, sHemOce1.pat.X.cur, whole genome shotgun sequence genome has a segment encoding these proteins:
- the LOC132823773 gene encoding Golgi-associated kinase 1A-like, with protein sequence MRLNKKKVLLFFSLLGSVYLLLYTRQTLDVHSAAMNRKSYIQGTEQLYTRTRENKESAVHPSVLQQQRKHKWKDFFLLESVQIMESNLDPKAAKAKPVRKSKSKDGTKWLGEDNEIVGAPRDDVETDTTQKSAKKNNVTSPKKQEAKKVKEAKKPAKTYLECPQLGGLHPKDFLRWPALKKPITWFSQRDKRLVKLLAQGFVQKVDHFTRGEEMARVVLSIDSSRPLEGSRDQCRAGVCGIVKEMSDLREVAAFHLDRILGLGISQPVVTRRLQCPLLPAKYTGGSAKPVVWWDPQISLPPGTSLHLDTYLFHVAQFPSIFRQCGIRQDEICFRDNSPELKKLKLLDYFFQDMEMILTSFGKGGDRRTVNFNDLDWLPPNTLKIIASQCLPEMLLRSLHKDQEYWQSQELSSLLKLADKVHKRAQALLKYIQEHQARPKKRLV encoded by the exons ATGAGGCTGAACAAAAAGAAAGTGCTTTTATTTTTTAGCCTTCTTGGATCTGTGTACCTTCTGCTGTATACAAGACAAACCCTGGATGTTCATTCAGCAGCAATGAACCGCAAATCCTATATTCAGGGAACTGAGCAGCTTTATACAAGAACAAGAGAGAACAAGGAAAGTGCTGTCCATCCCAGCGTTTTGCAACAGCAGAGAAAACACAAATGGAAGGATTTTTTTCTTCTGGAATCTGTTCAGATTATGGAGTCAAACCTTGATCCAAAGGCCGCCAAAGCCAAACCAGTCAGAAAGTCAAAAAGCAAAGATGGTACAAAGTGGTTAGGAGAGGACAATGAAATAGTGGGTGCTCCACGAGATGATGTGGAGACGGACACCACTCAGAAATCAGCCAAAAAGAATAATGTGACTTCCCCAAAGAAACAAGAGGCGAAGAAGGTGAAAGAAGCAAAGAAACCAGCCAAAACATACTTGGAATGTCCTCAGCTTGGCGGGTTGCACCCAAAGGATTTCCTCAGGTGGCCAGCCTTGAAGAAACCCATCACTTGGTTCAGTCAGAGGGACAAGAGACTTGTAAAGCTCCTGGCACAGGGCTTTGTTCAGAAGGTTGACCACTTCACCAGAGGGGAGGAGATGGCCCGTGTTGTCCTGAGCATTGACAGCTCCCGTCCTCTGGAGGGCAGCAGAGACCAGTGTAGAGCAGGAGTTTGCGGTATTGTGAAGGAGATGAGTGACCTGAGAGAAGTCGCTGCTTTTCACCTGGACAGGATTCTGGGCCTCGGCATCAGTCAGCCAGTGGTCACACGACGCCTGCAGTGCCCCCTGCTGCCAGCGAAATACACCGGCGGATCTGCCAAGCCAGTCGTGTGGTGGGACCCACAAATCTCTCTACCCCCAGGCACTAGCTTGCACCTGGACACTTACCTTTTCCACGTGGCGCAGTTCCCAAGCATTTTCAGGCAGTGTGGCATACGGCAAGATGAAATATGTTTCAGAGACAACAGCCCAGAGCTCAAGAAGCTGAAATTGTTGGACTATTTCTTCCAG GACATGGAGATGATTTTGACCAGCTTTGGCAAGGGCGGGGACAGACGTACAGTGAATTTTAATGATTTAGATTG GTTACCTCCGAACACCCTGAAGATAATTGCCTCACAGTGTCTGCCTGAGATGCTCTTACGTTCATTGCATAAAGATCAAGAATACTGGCAAAGTCAAGAACTGAGCTCCCTATTGAAACTGGCGGACAAAGTTCATAAAAGAGCACAGGCTTTGTTAAAGTACATCCAAGAACACCAGGCAAGGCCTAAAAAGAGACTGGTCTGA